The Edaphobacter acidisoli genome contains the following window.
CACCAGAGAAGTCTTTGACCGGACCGCATCCACATACGACCATGATCGCTCGCTACTCATTCCCGGCTGCGATACTTTCTACCGCTGGGCCATCGACCTTATTCCCTCGCAAACGAAGAACATTCTCGACCTTGGCGCCGGTTCCGGATTGCTGACAGTTCTTGTTCGCAATCGCTTCCCTGAAGCACACATTCATCTCATTGACTTCTCCGCGCCTATGCTAGCGCTCGCCGGAGACCGACTAGGCAACGATCCGAATATCACCTACCAGCGTGCAAATTATGCCAAAGAGCCATTGTCCGACGGCCTCTGCGCAGTTGTCACCTCTCTCTCTGTGCATCACCTTGATGACCACGACAAACGCACCGTCTTCAAAAAAGCTTACTCCGCGCTGAAGCCAGGTGGCGTCTTCATCAACGCCGAGCAGGTGGCCGGACCGACGCCTACACTCGACGCACGTTATCGCTCCCTCTGGCTCAGGCAGGTGCGCGCCGCCGGCGCCACTGACCAACAGATCGAAGCATCGCTTTATCGCCAGCAGGAAGACCGCTGTTCACCTGTCAAAGATCAGCTCGAATGGATGAGCGAGGCAGGCTTTGCTGACGCTGACTGCTGGTACAAAGACAATCGCTTCGCTGTAATGGCAGGCACGCGCGCGTAGCCGCTAGTGGATGGTCTTCATGCGACGGGACATAAAGTCCATCAGCAAGTAGTTGCCTAGTGTCTGCGGTGTGGTGAAGTACGCCTTGCCGCGGCACATGGCGCTTACCTGCTGGACAAACTGCACCAGCGAATACTCCTGTGCAAGCATAAAGGTGTTGATCATGATGCCGGAGCGTTTGCACCGCGACACCTCTTCGAGCGTCTCCGAAATGACCAGCGGATCAAGGCCGAAGGCATTCTTGTAGATGCGTCCATCGGCGAGCGTCAGCGCCGATGGCTTGCCGTCAGTAATCATCACAATCTGCTTCATGTCCTTGTTCTGCCGCGCGAGAATCCTCTGGGCCAGACGCAGTCCCTCGCGTGTATTGGTGTAGTGAGGGCCAACACGTACACGAGAAAGCTGTGACACCGGGACTTCTTCAGCGGAGTCATGAAACAGCACCAGGTTAAGTGTGTCACCCGGAAATTGAGTGCGAATCAGATGCGACAGCGCCATGGCCACACGTTTGGCGGGAGTAAAACGATCTTCGCCATAGAGAATCATCGAATGCGAGCAGTCAAGCAACACCACCGTCGCACATGACGACTGGTAGTCAGACTGGTGCACATACAGGTCCGAGTAACCAATGCTGAGCGGCACCCGCTCTTCGCCTTCTACAGCGCTCTGGATGCCCTCACGCGCAAAGACGCTCGAAAGCGTTGCCGTGATGTCGAGGTTGAGCGTGTCGCCGAACTCATAAAGCTTCGTCGAACCATTGATCTCGACTCCGGCAGCCTCGTGCCTCGTGTCGTGCCTCCCAAAGTTCGACTTTCCAAGCGGCCCCAGTAGATCACGCAGCGCCTTATAACCCAGAAAATCCATCGCCTTATCCGTCACTTCAAAACGCGCATTCTCCGCATTGCCCGCCATGCCCTGCCCGGTCTGTGGCTGCTCAGCATTGATGAAGTTCTGCTCCTGCATCTTCGCGACGATGCGATCGATCAGTTCCTCAACCTGCTCTTCCGAAAGCTCATCGAACTTCTCCTGCGCCTCCTCGTCAAAGAGTTCGCCAGACTCAAGCGCCTGACGAACGGCATCGCGCAAGTTCTCCAGCGTCTGCTCATTGAACTCACTGAACTGCGAGTAGGGATCATTGAAACCAGAATCGAGCAAGAAATCAGACAGTGCATCGATAAGATCTTCGAGACCGAAGCTTGAGGAGAGGTCGCCGGTGAATTTCGTATATCGGACGCGCTTCATACAGACTGCCTGTTCTTCATCTTAGTTTAGATGTGGCGAACGTTCTGAAGGTTCGACAACCTCAGCGCTGGTTCGCAACCCAGGATTGCAATTCCGCTGGCGACTGCACGCGCCCCTGCAGCATAGCGTCAAACATCGCTCGGGTACGGACTGCGGCAAATGGCGTATCGATGCGAGCACTGCCGTGTTCATTCGGTAGCTTTACGAGGTACGCAGGGCGGCTGTCAAACTTGCCGCCATGGCTGGCTGCCTGGTCCTCCGCCAACCACCCATCTGAATTAGCCCAGATCAACTTCGTCCGCCATGAGTGATCTCCCATGACAACAACTGTGGACGAATCCCACTCGCCCCGTTCTGCAAGCAAGGTCCGAACATGCCCCAGATATCGATCAGCCAAAGCAAGATTGTCGATGTAGGACGTATGATGCAACGCAATCTGCCCGCTCTTCCGATCGTAAAACCCGAATGGATGTGGCACAGGCATATGAAGCAGAATGAAGTTCGCCGAAGGGTCATTGAGCAGATCATCGCCAGCCGCGAGCAGATCGCGGTAATCGCCAGAGTGCATCCGAATGTCGATTTGCTCCGCAGAGAGCACTGCTGGGCCAATGCCGAAGAAATGCCTGACTCTTTTCCATAAGAGTCGCAGAGGAAGAACGGTGTTCAATGCGGCATTGCCTTGCGGTGAAAGACGTGCCGGAGTGTCCTCGTGATACATCCA
Protein-coding sequences here:
- a CDS encoding class I SAM-dependent methyltransferase, which produces MNRTREVFDRTASTYDHDRSLLIPGCDTFYRWAIDLIPSQTKNILDLGAGSGLLTVLVRNRFPEAHIHLIDFSAPMLALAGDRLGNDPNITYQRANYAKEPLSDGLCAVVTSLSVHHLDDHDKRTVFKKAYSALKPGGVFINAEQVAGPTPTLDARYRSLWLRQVRAAGATDQQIEASLYRQQEDRCSPVKDQLEWMSEAGFADADCWYKDNRFAVMAGTRA
- a CDS encoding vWA domain-containing protein yields the protein MKRVRYTKFTGDLSSSFGLEDLIDALSDFLLDSGFNDPYSQFSEFNEQTLENLRDAVRQALESGELFDEEAQEKFDELSEEQVEELIDRIVAKMQEQNFINAEQPQTGQGMAGNAENARFEVTDKAMDFLGYKALRDLLGPLGKSNFGRHDTRHEAAGVEINGSTKLYEFGDTLNLDITATLSSVFAREGIQSAVEGEERVPLSIGYSDLYVHQSDYQSSCATVVLLDCSHSMILYGEDRFTPAKRVAMALSHLIRTQFPGDTLNLVLFHDSAEEVPVSQLSRVRVGPHYTNTREGLRLAQRILARQNKDMKQIVMITDGKPSALTLADGRIYKNAFGLDPLVISETLEEVSRCKRSGIMINTFMLAQEYSLVQFVQQVSAMCRGKAYFTTPQTLGNYLLMDFMSRRMKTIH